Proteins co-encoded in one Coleofasciculus chthonoplastes PCC 7420 genomic window:
- a CDS encoding Rpn family recombination-promoting nuclease/putative transposase yields MKTDTIFYSLFQEFPSIFFELINQSPEQAEIYEFTSREIKQLAFRLDGLFLPKNETLDQPFYVVEVQFQRDDNFYYRLFTELFIFLNQYKPTCPWRVVVIYPSRRIEREQPLQFRELFSRVTRIYLDELGDEAPASVGVNIVKLVIEQEQTALEQARRLIEQAKVQITDETTKQNLIDLIETIIVYKLPQKSREEIEAMLGLSELRNTKVYQEAKQEGLIEGEQRGEQRGKFKAKLEAIPRMMQLGLSVEMIAEGLDLPLNVVQLAVQSFSEDNVAAFIELLNTRRSLFEDQDLGELAQLIQPLPDKIETLSDAIAQWCKQDVHSLQRQAWRDCLSGKVAATVEEWLARNLETLETWEPSVNKAILQQAISAENSN; encoded by the coding sequence GTGAAAACGGACACGATTTTTTATAGCTTGTTTCAGGAGTTTCCTAGTATCTTCTTTGAACTGATTAATCAATCCCCAGAACAAGCCGAAATTTATGAATTCACTTCTCGTGAAATTAAGCAACTGGCATTTAGACTGGATGGGTTGTTTTTGCCTAAGAACGAAACCCTAGACCAACCTTTTTATGTGGTTGAGGTTCAGTTTCAACGAGATGATAATTTTTATTATCGTTTATTTACTGAACTGTTTATCTTTCTAAATCAATACAAACCGACTTGTCCTTGGCGGGTGGTGGTGATTTATCCCAGTCGCCGGATTGAGAGGGAACAGCCGTTACAATTTCGGGAACTCTTTAGCCGAGTGACTCGGATATACTTGGATGAGTTAGGAGATGAAGCGCCGGCTTCTGTTGGGGTGAATATTGTTAAGCTAGTGATTGAGCAGGAACAGACAGCCCTAGAACAAGCAAGGCGTTTGATTGAACAAGCCAAAGTTCAGATAACGGATGAGACGACTAAACAAAACCTGATTGATTTAATAGAAACCATCATCGTTTACAAATTACCGCAAAAAAGCCGAGAGGAGATAGAAGCCATGTTAGGATTAAGTGAACTCAGAAACACTAAGGTTTATCAGGAAGCCAAGCAAGAAGGGTTAATAGAAGGTGAACAACGAGGTGAACAACGAGGCAAATTTAAAGCCAAGTTAGAAGCTATTCCTCGGATGATGCAGTTGGGTTTGAGTGTGGAGATGATTGCGGAGGGATTGGATTTACCGCTGAATGTTGTTCAATTAGCAGTACAGTCATTTTCTGAAGATAATGTGGCTGCGTTTATTGAACTGTTAAATACCCGCCGTTCGCTTTTTGAAGATCAAGACTTAGGGGAGTTGGCACAGTTAATTCAACCTTTACCGGATAAAATAGAAACGCTGTCTGATGCGATCGCACAATGGTGTAAGCAGGATGTCCACTCCCTACAGCGTCAAGCTTGGCGGGATTGTCTGTCTGGTAAGGTGGCGGCGACGGTGGAGGAATGGTTGGCGAGAAATCTGGAAACACTGGAAACTTGGGAACCTTCGGTGAATAAAGCTATCCTACAGCAGGCGATTTCAGCAGAGAATTCTAATTAG
- a CDS encoding lipid kinase, with translation MTNDHLQLPPKTALLLINRKSRHGQENLVETIRQLKELGFIVLEELTEDPLKLPDIIRHYQHQVDLVIIGGGDGTLNAAIEGLVDTQLPLGILPLGTANDLARTLKIPVDLPQACQVIATGQYQRIDLGLVNEQYFFNVASCGLSVEITQRLTKEDKSRWGILAYLSMALKMILQARPFRAEIRINGEAIRIKTIQIAIGNGRHYGGGMTVCHDAKIDDQRLDLYSLEMHHWWQILLILPALWRGRHADLPGVRTLQGTEFEIYTRKSRSINTDGEITTSTPATFRVIPQVISVLIPR, from the coding sequence ATGACAAATGACCATCTCCAGTTGCCGCCGAAAACAGCATTACTCTTAATCAACCGTAAATCTCGTCACGGACAGGAAAATCTAGTCGAAACCATTCGTCAACTGAAGGAACTAGGCTTTATTGTACTAGAAGAATTAACCGAAGATCCACTAAAGCTTCCGGACATAATCCGTCACTATCAGCATCAGGTAGACCTGGTAATCATTGGTGGTGGTGATGGTACACTTAATGCAGCGATAGAGGGGTTAGTGGATACTCAGTTACCGTTAGGTATTTTACCCTTGGGTACGGCGAATGATTTGGCGCGGACGTTGAAAATTCCCGTTGATTTACCCCAAGCATGCCAAGTCATTGCTACGGGTCAATATCAGAGAATAGACTTGGGCTTGGTTAATGAGCAATATTTTTTTAATGTGGCTAGTTGTGGGTTGAGTGTGGAAATTACTCAGCGCCTCACCAAAGAAGACAAAAGTCGCTGGGGAATTTTAGCGTACCTGTCTATGGCATTAAAAATGATTTTGCAAGCACGACCATTTCGGGCAGAAATTCGTATCAATGGAGAAGCAATTCGGATAAAGACAATTCAAATTGCTATCGGAAATGGGCGACATTATGGCGGAGGAATGACCGTATGTCATGATGCTAAAATTGATGATCAACGGCTGGATTTATACAGTCTGGAAATGCATCATTGGTGGCAGATTTTATTGATACTTCCTGCATTATGGCGGGGACGCCACGCAGATTTACCAGGAGTCCGTACTCTCCAGGGTACGGAATTTGAAATCTATACTCGCAAATCTCGTTCTATCAATACGGATGGAGAAATTACCACCTCTACGCCAGCAACCTTTCGCGTGATTCCGCAAGTTATATCTGTTTTAATTCCCAGATAG
- a CDS encoding hybrid sensor histidine kinase/response regulator — MLNLNQNTSILIVDDDPNAFDVIEAHLYREGYDLFYASSGEEALNLLDSIEPDVILLDVMMPKLNGIEVCRTIKSDSHWKHVPVIIVTALNSKEDLARSLNAGADDFITKPVSGIELRARVRSMLRIKQQYDALEATLRMREDLSNMIVHDLRNPLTNILLCSDLLLQSTGNDKDLQRLQIISDSSRELNSMIDNLLMLAKMESGKMVLNQTDVDLNQLVADVIFQFQAIAEHKKIRLIGKLDETPASLCLDINLFHRVLENLISNAIKFSPPESLVIVAVNSPNESVSSNFPNAQAKLQIIDSGPGVSEERKHHIFDKYEVGDLMSGVSQIGLGLTFCKMVIEAHQGRIFVTDNQPQGSIFTVVL; from the coding sequence ATGCTTAACCTAAATCAGAATACATCTATCTTAATCGTGGATGATGATCCGAATGCCTTTGATGTGATTGAAGCCCATCTCTATCGAGAAGGGTATGACTTATTTTATGCCAGCAGTGGTGAAGAAGCGTTAAACCTGCTCGACTCCATCGAACCGGATGTCATCTTACTGGATGTGATGATGCCGAAGTTAAATGGCATTGAGGTATGTCGCACGATCAAATCTGATTCCCATTGGAAACATGTTCCCGTGATTATTGTAACGGCACTCAACTCCAAAGAAGACTTGGCGCGATCGCTAAATGCAGGTGCTGATGATTTTATCACTAAACCTGTCAGTGGAATTGAACTGCGGGCAAGAGTGCGATCGATGTTACGGATTAAGCAGCAATATGATGCCCTAGAAGCGACGTTGCGTATGCGGGAAGATTTATCGAATATGATCGTCCATGATTTAAGAAATCCGCTGACTAATATTTTACTCTGTAGCGATTTGCTGTTGCAAAGTACAGGCAATGACAAAGATTTACAGCGATTGCAAATTATTTCTGACTCGAGTCGCGAACTTAACTCCATGATCGATAACTTGCTAATGTTAGCGAAAATGGAATCTGGTAAAATGGTTTTGAATCAGACTGATGTTGATTTAAATCAATTAGTTGCTGACGTTATTTTCCAATTCCAAGCCATTGCAGAACATAAAAAGATTAGACTAATAGGTAAGCTGGACGAAACCCCAGCTTCTCTTTGTCTGGATATCAATTTATTTCATCGCGTTTTGGAGAATTTAATTTCTAATGCGATTAAGTTCTCTCCCCCAGAAAGTTTAGTCATTGTCGCCGTAAATTCTCCCAATGAGTCGGTATCCTCCAATTTCCCCAACGCCCAAGCCAAGCTTCAGATTATTGATTCAGGTCCAGGAGTCAGTGAAGAACGCAAACACCATATTTTTGATAAATATGAAGTGGGAGATTTAATGAGTGGCGTGTCTCAGATTGGTTTGGGTTTAACCTTTTGTAAAATGGTCATTGAGGCGCATCAGGGGAGAATATTCGTCACAGACAACCAACCCCAAGGTTCAATCTTTACAGTAGTCCTTTAA
- a CDS encoding PAS domain S-box protein: protein MDSNLAQPRLSRRTPISRQQKRQLILAIPVTCLVTSLATFGWLQFQTAQAETRLQHTQRVRLETKSLHSDLLEAETAVRGYEITRRQDFLDRYESAIAQIPVTLEQLRQLIAQEHAQAHRLQRIRELATARVSLLQRNLRLVDAKPETATESPEFIDQLVEGKQVMDQVNDEIQQFQITEQQEETQLKQTLDQQRQFTGSILALSAIIGIGGSLLAAYLSYRLEHHLQKSDRRWRESEARYRAVVENFPNGAVLLFNHELRYLLADGSGLASVGLSKTLLEGNTIQECLPPQTCTQLEPLYRQVLAGETVTQEMPFGDRIFIIHGLPLKNQTGEIIAGMVVAQDITELKQSEQALYHANRALRTLSECNQALVLATDEPTLLHNICQIIVDFGGYRCAWIGFAQHDNAKTVRPVAQAGYEKGYVEALQISWGDNQRGTGPTGTAIRTQEPRIIQNILTDPSYRLWRDAASQQGYAASIALPLIVEGTCLGALNIYASEPDAFDPAEVRLLTELANDLAYGISALRTQVALRQNKQRLDSILNALDDVVWSISATTDQVLYLSPATETVYGRLVQDFFDHPHLRLGVVHPDDYAQVSPFHQQLLAQGTYSLEYRIQRPDGEIRWLYDRGRVTYDQQGHPLRLDGIASDITDRKQAEDALRVSEERWHLALRGNSDGIWDWNVKTNDVFFSPRWKEMLGYEEDEIPNHLDEWSKRVHPDDLEWVMGLIQDHFDHKTSYYSSEHRLLCKDGSYKWILDRGQALWDDQGKVVRMVGSHTDISDRKAAEAALRDSEARFRAMFERSKAIKLLIDSETGAIADANWAAVKFYGYSRSQLITKTITDLNCLPLPQVQAEMKRAKLEERTYFVFPHRLASGEIREVEVYSSAIEIQDRTFLVSIIHDITERKQAERALHDSEERFRAIFEQASVGIALVTPSSGELLRVNQRYCEITGYPESELVGRRVQDITHPDDREQNIEYLQQLMSGKTSTYATEKRYIRNDGQYRWVYISISRVCDSEHKPNYALAVVEDISDRKATEAELRDSEAKFRAFLESASEAIIVTNAQGEIIVFNAKAEDLFGYNRTEIFGRNIEYLMPPRYHSIHTHHRADYLTHPSKRTMGKSQDLYAKRQDGTEFPIEVGLSTIQTKNGTFVIAFLTDITERQQAEHEIKRLNQKLESQIRETETRYAQIVELAEEGIWVTDVQGNTTYINQAMARMLGYTEVEILGHAIADFLPPGDNRFTSASSIPLHPNQVHRQEVELRTKSGNTIWAYMSTSPVLDDQGNLLWSCALVYDITERKQAEKQLRESNERISLANAELARATRLKDEFLASMSHELRTPLNAILGLAEALQEEVYGSLTPKQHKSLATIEQSGKHLLDLINDILDLSKIESGKMSLSVSLVSVDSLCESSLTFIKQQAQQKNIRLEYHIAPGLSEIEVDERRIRQVLVNLLSNAVKFTPDGGKVSLQVTTDPDGEKLQLSVTDTGIGIAPENLDKLFKPFVQLDSSLSRRYAGTGLGLALVRRIVELQGGSIALESEVGKGSCFTVNLPWKHSSRIGERLKQPKLMVGELPPIHKALVVEDSDASANHIARYLGELGITVLIHPQGEGTIDTVQQFNPDVIILDILLPHISGWEVLVQLKENSATQSIPVVVVSVVDDPTQALELGAADYLLKPVSRPQLQSVLSQLFTTPPEIHPPVVEEQLPLILLAEDNEANIITLTDYLHSKGFRVVLARNGIEAVQQAKQHTPDVILMDIQMPEMDGLESTRQIRADSGLPRMPIIAVTALAMPGDREKCLAAGATEYMAKPIRLKKLVTLIEQYLHR from the coding sequence ATGGATAGCAACCTCGCCCAACCTCGACTATCTCGCCGGACCCCGATTTCCCGTCAACAAAAACGCCAGTTGATCCTGGCGATTCCTGTCACCTGTCTAGTCACCTCACTCGCCACGTTTGGCTGGTTGCAATTCCAAACCGCCCAAGCTGAAACTCGGTTGCAACATACCCAACGGGTGCGTCTGGAAACAAAAAGCTTACACTCCGATCTCCTAGAAGCCGAAACTGCTGTCCGAGGGTATGAAATTACCCGCCGTCAAGACTTTCTGGATCGCTATGAATCCGCGATCGCGCAAATTCCGGTAACTCTGGAGCAATTGCGCCAACTTATTGCCCAGGAACACGCCCAAGCCCATCGCCTGCAACGGATTCGTGAATTAGCTACCGCGAGAGTCAGTTTGCTACAACGCAATCTCCGATTAGTGGATGCCAAACCGGAAACCGCCACGGAATCCCCAGAATTCATCGATCAACTGGTGGAGGGGAAACAAGTCATGGATCAAGTCAATGATGAAATCCAGCAGTTTCAGATCACTGAACAACAGGAAGAGACGCAACTCAAGCAAACCTTAGACCAACAGCGCCAATTTACCGGGTCAATCTTGGCACTTTCAGCGATTATTGGTATCGGTGGTTCCCTTCTCGCTGCTTACCTATCCTACCGTTTAGAACACCATCTACAAAAGAGCGATCGCCGTTGGCGGGAGAGTGAAGCTCGTTATCGGGCAGTCGTGGAAAATTTCCCCAATGGAGCCGTCCTTCTATTTAATCATGAATTACGCTATTTACTGGCAGATGGCAGTGGTTTAGCTAGCGTTGGTTTATCCAAAACCCTATTAGAAGGGAACACCATACAGGAATGCTTACCTCCCCAAACCTGTACCCAGCTAGAACCTCTCTATCGCCAAGTCTTAGCTGGCGAAACCGTTACCCAGGAAATGCCCTTTGGCGATCGCATTTTTATTATCCATGGTCTACCCCTGAAAAACCAGACGGGTGAAATCATCGCTGGTATGGTTGTAGCTCAGGATATCACAGAACTTAAACAGTCAGAACAGGCACTCTATCACGCCAATCGCGCCCTGCGAACCCTGAGTGAATGCAACCAGGCTTTAGTCTTGGCTACCGATGAACCCACCCTACTGCATAATATCTGCCAAATTATAGTAGACTTCGGTGGCTATCGTTGTGCCTGGATTGGGTTTGCTCAACATGATAATGCTAAAACTGTGCGCCCGGTTGCCCAAGCGGGGTATGAGAAGGGTTACGTTGAAGCCTTACAGATTAGTTGGGGGGATAATCAACGCGGTACAGGACCGACTGGAACCGCGATTCGCACCCAAGAACCCAGAATTATCCAAAATATTCTCACTGATCCGAGTTATCGGCTGTGGCGAGATGCGGCGAGTCAACAGGGTTATGCGGCATCCATTGCCTTACCCTTAATTGTAGAAGGAACCTGTCTGGGAGCATTAAATATCTATGCCAGTGAACCTGACGCCTTTGATCCGGCTGAAGTTAGATTACTCACCGAATTGGCAAATGACTTGGCTTATGGGATCTCGGCATTGCGAACCCAAGTGGCATTGCGCCAAAATAAACAGCGCTTAGATAGTATTCTCAATGCCCTGGATGATGTCGTCTGGTCAATCTCCGCGACGACTGATCAGGTGCTGTATCTAAGTCCAGCCACAGAAACCGTCTATGGGCGTCTGGTACAAGACTTTTTTGATCATCCTCACCTGCGGCTAGGGGTGGTTCATCCGGATGATTATGCCCAGGTTAGTCCCTTTCATCAACAGTTACTGGCACAAGGTACATACAGTCTAGAATATCGGATTCAGCGACCGGATGGAGAGATTCGCTGGCTTTATGATCGGGGACGGGTGACGTATGATCAGCAGGGTCATCCCCTGCGACTGGATGGGATTGCCTCTGATATTACCGATCGCAAACAAGCTGAAGATGCCTTGCGGGTGAGTGAGGAACGCTGGCATTTAGCCTTGCGGGGGAATAGTGATGGCATCTGGGATTGGAATGTGAAAACTAATGACGTTTTCTTTTCGCCCCGTTGGAAAGAGATGTTGGGCTATGAGGAGGATGAAATTCCCAATCACCTAGATGAATGGTCAAAACGAGTCCATCCTGATGACCTAGAGTGGGTGATGGGGCTGATTCAAGACCATTTTGATCACAAGACTTCCTATTACAGTAGCGAGCATCGCCTCCTGTGTAAAGATGGCTCCTATAAATGGATTTTGGATCGTGGACAAGCCCTGTGGGATGACCAGGGTAAAGTGGTGCGGATGGTGGGTTCCCACACCGATATTAGCGATCGCAAAGCGGCAGAAGCGGCACTACGAGACAGTGAAGCCCGGTTTCGTGCCATGTTTGAGCGGAGTAAGGCGATTAAATTGTTAATTGATTCGGAAACGGGGGCGATTGCGGATGCGAATTGGGCGGCGGTTAAGTTTTATGGGTATTCGCGATCGCAGTTAATCACCAAAACGATTACGGATCTCAATTGTCTGCCATTGCCTCAAGTTCAGGCGGAGATGAAACGGGCAAAATTAGAGGAACGAACCTATTTTGTCTTTCCTCACCGTCTGGCGTCGGGAGAGATTCGAGAGGTGGAAGTGTATTCCAGTGCGATTGAGATTCAAGACCGTACTTTTCTGGTTTCGATTATTCATGATATTACCGAACGCAAACAAGCAGAACGGGCATTACATGATAGTGAAGAACGCTTCCGGGCTATCTTTGAACAAGCCTCGGTGGGGATTGCCCTTGTCACACCTTCTTCTGGCGAACTCTTGCGGGTGAATCAACGCTACTGTGAGATTACCGGGTATCCTGAATCTGAATTAGTGGGGCGGCGGGTACAAGATATTACTCACCCGGATGATCGGGAACAGAATATTGAGTATTTACAGCAGTTAATGTCTGGGAAAACGTCCACCTATGCCACGGAAAAACGGTATATCCGTAACGATGGACAATACCGATGGGTCTATATTTCCATCTCGCGGGTGTGTGATTCAGAACACAAACCCAACTATGCCCTGGCTGTCGTCGAAGATATTAGCGATCGCAAAGCGACAGAAGCGGAATTGCGGGATAGTGAGGCGAAGTTTCGGGCATTCCTAGAATCGGCATCCGAAGCGATTATTGTCACTAATGCCCAGGGAGAAATTATTGTCTTTAATGCCAAAGCTGAAGACTTATTTGGCTATAATCGTACCGAGATATTTGGGCGCAACATTGAATACTTAATGCCGCCACGCTATCACTCCATCCATACTCATCATCGGGCGGATTATCTCACCCATCCCAGTAAACGAACCATGGGGAAATCCCAAGATTTGTATGCCAAACGTCAGGATGGAACTGAATTTCCCATTGAAGTGGGACTAAGTACGATTCAAACCAAGAATGGCACCTTTGTGATTGCCTTTCTCACCGATATTACCGAACGTCAGCAGGCGGAACATGAGATTAAACGCCTCAACCAGAAGTTAGAATCTCAGATTCGGGAAACCGAGACGCGCTATGCCCAAATTGTGGAACTCGCCGAAGAAGGAATCTGGGTAACCGATGTCCAAGGGAATACCACCTACATTAATCAGGCAATGGCACGGATGTTGGGGTATACCGAGGTGGAAATATTAGGACATGCGATCGCGGATTTTCTCCCCCCTGGAGATAATCGTTTCACTTCCGCTTCAAGTATCCCTCTGCATCCAAACCAGGTTCATCGACAAGAGGTTGAATTACGCACAAAATCCGGTAATACGATCTGGGCATATATGTCCACCAGTCCCGTTCTCGATGACCAGGGAAACTTATTATGGTCTTGTGCCTTAGTTTATGATATCACCGAACGCAAGCAAGCCGAAAAACAGTTACGCGAAAGTAATGAACGGATTAGTCTCGCCAATGCGGAATTAGCCAGGGCGACTCGGTTAAAAGATGAGTTTCTGGCAAGTATGAGTCATGAGTTGCGAACTCCGTTAAATGCGATTCTGGGGTTAGCGGAAGCACTCCAGGAAGAGGTGTATGGTTCATTAACCCCCAAACAGCACAAATCATTGGCAACCATTGAACAAAGTGGCAAGCATTTATTAGACTTAATTAACGATATTCTGGATCTGTCTAAAATTGAGTCGGGGAAGATGTCCCTATCGGTTTCCCTTGTCTCTGTAGACAGTCTGTGTGAATCGAGTTTAACCTTTATTAAACAGCAGGCGCAGCAAAAAAATATTCGACTCGAGTACCACATTGCACCGGGATTAAGCGAGATTGAAGTGGATGAACGGCGCATCCGCCAAGTGTTAGTCAATTTATTAAGTAATGCGGTAAAATTTACGCCTGATGGGGGTAAGGTTTCGTTGCAAGTTACCACTGATCCTGATGGAGAAAAGTTGCAGTTGAGTGTTACCGATACCGGGATTGGCATTGCCCCAGAAAACCTGGATAAACTGTTTAAACCCTTTGTCCAATTAGATAGTAGTCTCTCTCGTCGCTATGCGGGAACCGGGTTAGGGTTAGCCCTAGTGCGGCGAATTGTGGAATTACAAGGGGGGAGTATTGCCTTGGAAAGTGAGGTGGGGAAAGGTAGTTGCTTTACGGTAAACCTTCCCTGGAAACATTCGAGTCGTATCGGGGAAAGACTGAAACAACCTAAACTGATGGTTGGAGAATTGCCGCCGATTCACAAAGCCTTAGTGGTGGAAGATTCCGATGCTTCAGCTAACCATATTGCCCGGTATCTGGGAGAATTAGGCATCACTGTTTTGATACATCCCCAAGGGGAAGGCACTATTGATACGGTGCAACAGTTTAACCCGGATGTAATTATCTTAGATATTTTACTGCCGCATATTTCCGGTTGGGAGGTGTTGGTGCAGTTAAAGGAAAATTCAGCCACTCAATCCATTCCCGTTGTTGTGGTTTCTGTTGTCGATGATCCGACTCAGGCTTTAGAATTAGGGGCGGCTGACTATTTACTTAAACCTGTTTCTCGTCCCCAGTTACAGTCAGTATTGAGTCAGTTGTTTACCACACCACCGGAGATACATCCGCCTGTGGTTGAGGAACAGTTACCGTTAATTTTATTGGCAGAAGATAATGAGGCAAATATTATCACCTTGACGGATTATTTGCACAGTAAAGGGTTTCGGGTGGTTTTAGCTAGAAATGGGATTGAAGCGGTGCAACAAGCCAAGCAGCATACACCGGATGTAATTTTAATGGATATTCAAATGCCAGAAATGGATGGCTTAGAATCAACTCGCCAGATTCGGGCGGACAGTGGTTTACCTCGGATGCCGATTATTGCGGTGACGGCGTTGGCAATGCCGGGGGATCGGGAAAAATGCTTGGCAGCAGGGGCAACGGAGTATATGGCGAAGCCGATTCGCTTGAAAAAGTTGGTGACGCTCATTGAACAGTATCTGCATCGGTAA
- a CDS encoding PQQ-dependent sugar dehydrogenase → MNLNIVRLIQGTGSTIALVTLTSCAFPPPSDTATVSQTPPESEDSASSPDVTVSADSVATPQGVQKTTVIEGLDHPWGMAWLPDGAILITERSGQLRIVRDGVLDPTPIAGVPEVFAVKQGGLMDVSLHPRFSENSWVYLTYSHGTRQTNHTRVARAKFDGSALSDVEVIFQVSQLKSGGQHFGSRIVWLPDDTLLIAIGDGGNPPVQLDGDLIRKQAQNRRSHLGKIIRLNDDGTIPNDNPFVESPDADPAIWSYGHRNIQGLTFDSQTRRIWSTEHGARGGDELNLVEAGENYGWPLVTHSREYSGGIISNQQSRPGMVDPKLLWTPAIAPSGLVIYDSDRVPQWQGDLFAGGLVSRDVRHIELDESGNVVNETSIDIGQRVRDVRQSPDGLLYILTDEANGQLIRIEPIPG, encoded by the coding sequence ATGAACCTCAACATCGTTCGCCTGATCCAAGGAACTGGAAGTACGATCGCACTCGTGACGCTCACCAGTTGTGCATTTCCCCCTCCATCCGATACCGCTACCGTTTCCCAAACTCCACCCGAATCGGAGGATTCCGCCTCATCGCCCGATGTAACAGTGTCGGCTGATTCAGTCGCCACTCCTCAAGGTGTCCAGAAAACCACCGTCATCGAAGGGTTAGATCATCCCTGGGGGATGGCATGGTTACCCGATGGTGCGATACTGATTACGGAGCGATCGGGACAACTGCGAATTGTCCGCGATGGGGTACTTGATCCCACACCAATCGCTGGGGTGCCAGAGGTTTTTGCGGTGAAGCAGGGTGGGTTAATGGATGTCTCGCTTCATCCCCGCTTCTCTGAGAATTCTTGGGTTTATCTCACTTATTCCCACGGCACGCGCCAGACTAATCATACACGAGTTGCCCGTGCCAAATTTGATGGTAGCGCCCTCAGTGATGTAGAGGTAATTTTCCAGGTATCTCAGCTTAAATCGGGGGGACAGCACTTCGGTTCCCGCATTGTTTGGTTACCTGACGATACCCTGTTGATCGCGATCGGTGATGGGGGAAATCCACCCGTTCAACTCGACGGTGATTTAATCCGTAAACAGGCGCAGAACCGCCGCAGTCATTTAGGTAAAATTATCCGCCTCAACGACGATGGTACAATACCCAATGACAATCCCTTCGTCGAATCCCCAGACGCTGATCCAGCTATCTGGAGTTACGGACATCGCAACATTCAAGGACTCACTTTCGATTCCCAAACCCGTCGGATTTGGTCTACTGAACATGGTGCTAGAGGCGGCGATGAACTGAATCTGGTGGAAGCGGGAGAAAACTACGGCTGGCCCCTCGTCACCCATAGCCGAGAATATTCTGGGGGAATCATTTCCAATCAGCAGTCTCGTCCAGGAATGGTCGATCCCAAACTCCTCTGGACTCCAGCGATCGCACCATCCGGTTTGGTTATCTATGATAGCGATCGCGTTCCCCAGTGGCAGGGTGATTTATTTGCGGGAGGATTGGTTTCGCGGGATGTCCGTCATATTGAACTTGATGAATCCGGCAATGTCGTCAATGAGACATCCATCGATATCGGTCAACGGGTGCGGGATGTGCGCCAAAGTCCGGATGGATTATTGTACATTCTCACCGATGAAGCCAATGGACAACTGATCCGCATCGAACCAATTCCTGGCTAA
- a CDS encoding RNA-guided endonuclease InsQ/TnpB family protein, translated as MKQVLTIVVKLQPSPEQVAFLEATLQAFADACNYVNENTNPKLTNKIAIQSLVYQTIKKKFNLVANMAVRACARVAANRKVAKQKGKPVKRFAPSSMDCDKDLFRFREQDWTVSLATVHGRERIELKSGNYQRGKLKGRNPTSAQLCKHRDGQFYLHIQIKDEAPDSSVKDLVIGIDLGRRDIAVTSEGKKWDGLHIQSVRDKFYQVRASLQKKASKGTRTTRRRCREVLKRLSGRERRYQQWLNHNISKSVVRRAVEYSASIAIEDLTGIRERTNEQPRSKTERRRSNSWAFYQLRMFIEYKALGAGVQVIPISPRYTSQMCHNCLHIHPVKGKSYRSGKTFRCGHCGWHGDADFNGANNIALVGLSINQPGGTGLSCKLSRTIKYVQRSTERSRRSLSLFDD; from the coding sequence ATGAAACAAGTTCTCACAATAGTTGTAAAGCTCCAGCCCTCTCCTGAACAAGTTGCCTTCTTAGAGGCAACTCTTCAGGCGTTTGCGGACGCTTGTAACTACGTGAACGAAAACACAAACCCTAAGCTGACCAACAAAATTGCTATCCAGTCCTTAGTCTACCAAACCATCAAGAAAAAATTCAATCTGGTGGCTAACATGGCAGTTAGGGCTTGTGCGCGTGTAGCTGCTAATCGCAAGGTAGCCAAGCAGAAAGGTAAACCTGTTAAAAGATTTGCCCCAAGCAGCATGGACTGTGACAAAGACTTGTTTCGCTTCCGAGAACAAGACTGGACGGTAAGCCTTGCTACCGTTCACGGCAGAGAGCGAATTGAGCTGAAGTCCGGGAATTACCAAAGGGGAAAACTCAAAGGGAGAAACCCTACTTCTGCTCAACTGTGTAAGCATCGCGATGGTCAGTTCTACCTGCACATCCAAATTAAAGACGAAGCTCCCGACTCATCCGTGAAAGACTTGGTGATAGGTATCGACTTGGGACGCCGAGACATTGCAGTTACATCAGAGGGCAAAAAGTGGGACGGTTTGCACATTCAGTCAGTACGAGATAAGTTTTATCAAGTTAGGGCGTCTCTCCAGAAAAAAGCCTCGAAAGGCACGAGGACGACTCGGCGCAGATGTCGAGAAGTCTTGAAACGGCTGTCGGGACGGGAAAGACGCTACCAGCAATGGCTTAATCACAACATCTCCAAATCAGTGGTCAGACGAGCAGTTGAGTATAGTGCCTCTATTGCTATAGAAGACCTTACGGGAATTAGGGAGAGAACCAACGAGCAACCCAGAAGCAAGACGGAACGTAGACGCTCAAATTCATGGGCATTCTACCAACTGCGAATGTTCATTGAGTACAAAGCGCTTGGGGCAGGTGTTCAGGTTATCCCTATCTCCCCTCGCTACACCTCCCAAATGTGTCACAATTGCCTACACATTCACCCGGTAAAAGGAAAGTCTTACCGTAGTGGCAAGACTTTCAGGTGTGGGCATTGTGGTTGGCATGGAGATGCCGACTTTAATGGAGCCAATAATATTGCACTTGTGGGGCTGTCTATAAACCAGCCTGGAGGCACGGGGTTATCGTGCAAGCTAAGCCGAACTATTAAGTATGTTCAGCGTTCGACTGAGCGCTCACGCCGAAGTCTTAGCTTGTTCGATGACTGA